In Flavobacterium endoglycinae, one DNA window encodes the following:
- the secE gene encoding preprotein translocase subunit SecE: MTKVTNYLSEAFEELKSNVTWPSWAEVQKLTIVVAVFSVLFALATWGVDEFFAKALAGFFNWLKG, translated from the coding sequence ATGACAAAAGTTACTAATTATTTATCAGAGGCTTTCGAAGAGTTGAAGTCAAATGTTACTTGGCCTTCTTGGGCAGAAGTACAGAAATTAACAATTGTTGTTGCTGTATTTTCGGTTTTATTTGCTTTAGCAACTTGGGGAGTTGACGAATTTTTTGCAAAAGCTTTGGCTGGATTTTTTAACTGGTTAAAAGGGTAA
- the rplJ gene encoding 50S ribosomal protein L10 yields the protein MTREEKSIAIENLTAQLAGTNIIYISDISGLNAETTSSLRRACFKAGIKLEVVKNTLLAKAMEASSNDYGDLPTVLSGNSAIFISDVANAPGKIIKDFRKKSDKPVLKGAYINSEVYIGDNQLDALATIKSKEELIGEIIGLLQSPAQRIISALQNKFAGSEEETEA from the coding sequence ATGACTAGAGAAGAAAAATCAATCGCGATTGAAAATTTAACTGCGCAGTTAGCTGGTACAAATATCATTTACATTTCTGATATTTCTGGTTTAAACGCAGAGACAACTTCAAGCTTACGTAGAGCTTGTTTCAAAGCAGGTATCAAATTAGAAGTTGTTAAAAATACTTTGCTTGCAAAAGCAATGGAAGCTTCTTCTAATGATTATGGTGATTTACCTACAGTTTTATCTGGTAATAGTGCTATATTCATTTCTGATGTTGCTAATGCACCTGGAAAAATTATCAAAGATTTCCGTAAGAAATCTGATAAACCAGTTTTAAAAGGAGCTTACATCAATTCTGAAGTTTACATTGGAGATAACCAATTAGATGCGTTAGCTACAATTAAATCTAAAGAAGAACTTATTGGAGAAATCATTGGATTATTACAATCTCCAGCTCAAAGAATTATTTCTGCTTTACAAAACAAATTCGCAGGTAGCGAAGAAGAAACTGAAGCATAA
- the rplK gene encoding 50S ribosomal protein L11 has product MAKEISKVVKLQVKGGAANPSPPVGPALGAAGVNIMEFCKQFNARTQDKPGKICPVQITVYKDKSFDFVVKTPPAAVQLMEAAKLKSGSGEPNRKKVASVTWEQIRTIAEDKMPDLNAFTIEKAMSMVAGTARSMGITVSGDAPF; this is encoded by the coding sequence ATGGCTAAAGAAATTAGTAAGGTAGTTAAACTACAAGTTAAGGGAGGTGCTGCGAACCCGTCGCCACCGGTTGGACCTGCTTTAGGAGCTGCTGGGGTTAATATCATGGAGTTTTGTAAGCAATTTAATGCTAGAACTCAAGATAAACCTGGCAAAATTTGTCCAGTGCAAATCACTGTGTACAAAGACAAATCATTTGATTTTGTTGTTAAGACTCCTCCAGCAGCAGTTCAGTTAATGGAAGCTGCAAAGCTAAAATCTGGTTCTGGTGAGCCTAATCGTAAAAAAGTAGCTAGCGTTACTTGGGAACAAATTAGAACTATTGCTGAAGACAAAATGCCAGACTTAAACGCTTTCACAATTGAGAAAGCTATGAGTATGGTTGCTGGAACAGCTAGATCTATGGGTATAACTGTATCAGGAGATGCTCCTTTTTAA
- the rplA gene encoding 50S ribosomal protein L1, with product MAKLTKKQKEAASKIEKNKLYSLKDAAALIKVVASAKFDESVDIAVRLGVDPRKANQMVRGVVTLPHGTGKDVKVLALVTPDKEAEAREAGADHVGLDDYLQKIKDGWTDVDVIITMPAVMGKLGPLGRILGPRGLMPNPKTGTVTMDVAKAVQEVKAGKIDFKVDKTGIVHAGIGKVSFGAEQIVENAHEIIQTLIKLKPTAAKGTYIKGIHLTSTMSPAIALDPKAV from the coding sequence ATGGCAAAATTAACAAAAAAGCAAAAAGAGGCTGCTTCAAAAATTGAAAAGAACAAATTATACTCTTTAAAAGATGCTGCTGCATTAATTAAGGTGGTTGCTTCTGCAAAATTTGATGAGTCTGTTGATATCGCAGTTCGTTTGGGTGTTGATCCAAGAAAAGCGAATCAAATGGTTAGAGGTGTAGTTACTTTACCTCACGGAACAGGAAAAGACGTTAAAGTATTAGCATTGGTTACTCCAGATAAAGAAGCTGAAGCAAGAGAGGCTGGAGCAGATCACGTTGGTCTTGACGATTACTTACAAAAAATTAAAGACGGTTGGACAGATGTTGATGTGATCATTACTATGCCTGCTGTTATGGGTAAATTAGGTCCATTAGGTCGTATTTTAGGACCTAGAGGTTTAATGCCAAACCCTAAAACAGGTACAGTAACTATGGATGTTGCTAAAGCTGTTCAAGAAGTTAAAGCTGGTAAAATTGACTTTAAAGTTGATAAAACTGGTATCGTTCACGCTGGTATTGGTAAAGTTTCTTTCGGAGCTGAGCAAATCGTTGAGAACGCACACGAAATTATTCAAACATTAATAAAACTTAAACCAACTGCTGCTAAAGGTACATACATCAAAGGTATTCACCTTACAAGCACAATGAGTCCTGCTATTGCATTAGACCCAAAAGCAGTATAA
- the hpf gene encoding ribosome hibernation-promoting factor, HPF/YfiA family, giving the protein MKVDVHAVNFTVDRKLVDFIQERMDKLEKYYDRVVSADVFLKVERTSDKENKAVEIKINVPGDEFLVKKQCKSFEEAVELSAESLERLLVKRKEKIRAHI; this is encoded by the coding sequence ATGAAGGTAGATGTTCATGCAGTTAACTTTACTGTCGACAGAAAATTGGTGGATTTTATTCAAGAAAGAATGGATAAGCTCGAGAAGTATTACGATCGAGTTGTTTCGGCTGATGTTTTTTTAAAAGTTGAAAGAACAAGTGATAAGGAGAATAAGGCAGTGGAGATTAAGATTAATGTTCCGGGAGATGAATTTCTGGTGAAAAAACAGTGTAAATCATTTGAGGAAGCAGTTGAGCTTTCGGCGGAATCTTTAGAACGTTTGCTGGTAAAAAGGAAAGAAAAAATAAGAGCACACATTTAA
- a CDS encoding tyrosine-type recombinase/integrase, with protein MQSNKDAFRDYLQLEKKYSPHTVTAYLNDITVFEDFNKLNFEQEEIDKVNYSQIRSWIVSLVDQGISNVSVNRKMASLKAFFKFLLKTKQIEVNPMLKHKALKTPKNVQIPFSEKEINDLMFGVDAVSGFEEIRDKLIVDLFYTTGMRRAELIHLMLKNIDLSSNVIKVLGKRNKERIIPLLPIVEEQIRHYLNERDLVEDIVDSDYFFISAKGLKLSESFVYRLINSYFSRVSEKVKKSPHVLRHTFATHLLNNGADLNSVKELLGHSSLASTQVYTHNSLAELKKVYSDAHPRNK; from the coding sequence ATGCAATCTAATAAAGACGCATTTCGTGATTATCTTCAGCTGGAGAAAAAATATTCTCCGCATACTGTTACTGCCTACTTAAATGATATAACTGTTTTTGAAGATTTTAATAAGCTGAATTTTGAACAGGAGGAAATTGATAAGGTTAATTACAGTCAGATCAGGAGTTGGATTGTTTCTTTGGTAGATCAGGGAATTTCAAATGTTTCAGTGAATAGGAAAATGGCTTCGCTTAAAGCTTTTTTTAAATTTTTGCTAAAGACTAAGCAAATTGAAGTTAATCCTATGTTGAAGCATAAAGCATTAAAAACACCTAAAAATGTCCAGATTCCGTTTTCTGAAAAAGAAATAAATGATTTGATGTTTGGAGTTGATGCTGTATCTGGTTTTGAAGAAATACGAGATAAACTTATAGTAGATCTTTTTTATACAACAGGAATGAGAAGGGCGGAGCTGATACATTTAATGTTGAAAAATATTGATTTGTCTTCAAATGTCATTAAGGTTTTAGGAAAAAGAAACAAAGAGCGAATAATTCCACTTCTGCCTATTGTTGAAGAACAGATCAGGCATTATTTGAATGAGCGGGACTTGGTTGAGGACATTGTGGATTCGGATTATTTTTTTATTTCGGCAAAAGGGTTAAAATTGAGTGAATCGTTTGTGTATCGATTAATAAATTCATACTTTAGTAGGGTCTCTGAGAAGGTAAAAAAGAGTCCGCATGTGCTTCGGCATACTTTTGCGACTCATTTATTGAATAATGGGGCAGATTTAAATTCAGTTAAAGAATTATTAGGTCATTCCAGTCTGGCTTCTACTCAAGTTTATACTCATAATAGTTTAGCAGAACTTAAAAAAGTGTACTCGGATGCCCATCCTCGGAATAAATAA
- the nusG gene encoding transcription termination/antitermination protein NusG encodes MADNNVKKWYVVRAVSGQENKVKAYIETEIARLGMEDYVSQVLVPTEKVVTVKEGKKLSKDKVYFPGYVMIEANLVGEIPHIIKSITSVIGFLGEVKGGEPVPLRLSEVNRMLGKVDELTVNTDTRSIPFSLGETVKVIDGPFNGFNGSVEKINEEKRKLEVMVKIFGRKTPLELSFMQVEKV; translated from the coding sequence ATGGCAGATAATAATGTGAAAAAATGGTATGTGGTAAGAGCTGTAAGCGGCCAAGAAAACAAGGTAAAAGCTTACATTGAAACGGAGATTGCCAGATTAGGTATGGAAGATTATGTTTCCCAAGTTTTAGTTCCTACTGAGAAAGTAGTTACTGTAAAAGAAGGGAAAAAACTATCTAAGGATAAAGTTTATTTTCCTGGATATGTTATGATCGAAGCAAACCTAGTTGGTGAGATACCTCATATTATTAAGTCTATTACAAGTGTAATTGGTTTCTTGGGGGAAGTTAAAGGTGGAGAGCCTGTTCCTTTGAGACTTTCGGAGGTTAATCGTATGTTAGGTAAAGTAGATGAGCTTACTGTTAATACAGATACTCGTTCTATACCATTCAGCCTTGGAGAGACTGTTAAGGTTATTGATGGACCTTTCAACGGATTTAATGGATCTGTTGAGAAAATCAATGAAGAAAAGCGTAAACTTGAAGTAATGGTTAAGATTTTCGGAAGAAAAACTCCATTAGAATTGAGTTTTATGCAAGTTGAAAAAGTATAA
- the rpsU gene encoding 30S ribosomal protein S21, with amino-acid sequence MLIIPIKDGENIDRALKRYKRKFDKTGTVRQLRARTAFIKPSVIKRAQIQKAAYIQTLKDSLES; translated from the coding sequence ATGTTAATTATACCAATTAAAGACGGAGAAAATATCGATAGAGCATTAAAGCGCTATAAAAGAAAATTTGATAAAACAGGAACTGTTCGTCAATTAAGAGCACGTACTGCTTTTATTAAGCCTTCTGTTATAAAAAGAGCTCAAATTCAAAAAGCTGCTTACATCCAAACGTTGAAAGACAGTTTAGAAAGTTAA
- the rplL gene encoding 50S ribosomal protein L7/L12 has protein sequence MADLKQFAEQLVNLTVKEVNELATILKDEYGIEPAAAAVVVAAGGGDGAAEEAQTEFTVVLKDAGASKLAVVKLVKELTGLGLKEAKDVVDGAPSNVKEGVSKEEAEGLKKSLEEAGAVVELK, from the coding sequence ATGGCAGATTTGAAACAATTCGCAGAACAATTAGTTAACTTAACAGTTAAAGAAGTTAACGAATTAGCAACAATATTAAAAGACGAGTACGGAATCGAGCCTGCTGCTGCTGCTGTAGTAGTTGCTGCTGGTGGAGGAGACGGTGCTGCTGAAGAAGCACAAACTGAATTTACAGTTGTATTGAAAGATGCAGGAGCTTCTAAATTAGCTGTTGTAAAATTAGTTAAAGAATTAACTGGTTTAGGTCTTAAAGAAGCTAAAGACGTAGTTGACGGTGCTCCAAGTAACGTTAAAGAAGGAGTTTCTAAAGAAGAAGCTGAAGGTCTTAAAAAATCATTAGAAGAAGCTGGAGCTGTAGTTGAGCTTAAATAA
- the tuf gene encoding elongation factor Tu, producing the protein MAKENFNRSKPHLNIGTIGHVDHGKTTLTAAITKVLSDAGYCQAKSFDQIDNAPEEKERGITINTSHVEYETANRHYAHVDCPGHADYVKNMVTGAAQMDGAILVVAATDGPMPQTREHILLGRQVGIPRIVVFMNKVDMVDDAELLELVEMEIRDLLSFYEYDGDNGPVVQGSALGGLNNDPNWVPKIIELMEAVDNWIEEPVRDVAKPFLMPVEDVFTITGRGTVATGRIETGVANTGDPVEIIGMGAEKLTSTITGVEMFRKILDRGEAGDNVGLLLRGIDKADIKRGMVIIKPGSVKPHAKFKAEVYILKKEEGGRHTPFHNNYRPQFYVRTTDVTGVISLPAGVEMVMPGDNLTIEVALLSPIAMNVGLRFAIREGGRTVGAGQVTEIVE; encoded by the coding sequence ATGGCAAAGGAGAATTTTAATCGTTCCAAACCGCACTTAAACATAGGTACAATTGGACACGTAGATCACGGAAAAACTACATTAACTGCTGCAATTACAAAAGTATTGTCAGATGCTGGTTACTGTCAAGCAAAATCGTTTGATCAAATCGATAACGCTCCAGAGGAGAAAGAAAGAGGTATTACTATTAATACATCACACGTAGAGTACGAAACTGCTAACCGTCACTACGCTCACGTTGACTGTCCAGGTCACGCGGATTACGTAAAGAACATGGTTACTGGTGCTGCTCAAATGGACGGAGCTATCTTAGTAGTTGCTGCTACAGATGGTCCAATGCCACAAACTCGTGAGCATATCCTTTTAGGACGTCAGGTTGGTATTCCAAGAATCGTTGTTTTCATGAACAAAGTGGATATGGTTGATGATGCTGAGTTATTAGAGCTTGTTGAAATGGAAATTAGAGATTTATTATCTTTCTACGAATATGATGGAGATAATGGTCCTGTAGTTCAAGGTTCTGCTTTAGGAGGATTAAACAATGATCCAAACTGGGTACCTAAAATTATTGAATTAATGGAAGCTGTTGACAACTGGATCGAAGAGCCAGTACGTGACGTTGCTAAACCATTCTTGATGCCAGTTGAGGACGTATTTACAATTACAGGTCGTGGAACTGTTGCTACAGGTCGTATCGAAACTGGAGTTGCTAACACTGGAGATCCTGTTGAAATCATTGGTATGGGAGCTGAAAAATTAACTTCTACTATTACAGGAGTTGAGATGTTCCGTAAAATCCTTGACAGAGGTGAAGCTGGAGATAACGTAGGTTTATTGTTAAGAGGTATTGATAAAGCTGATATCAAAAGAGGTATGGTTATTATTAAGCCAGGTTCAGTAAAACCACACGCTAAATTCAAAGCTGAGGTTTATATCTTGAAAAAAGAAGAAGGTGGACGTCACACTCCATTCCACAATAACTACCGTCCACAGTTCTACGTACGTACAACTGACGTAACAGGAGTTATTTCTTTACCAGCAGGTGTAGAGATGGTAATGCCAGGTGATAACTTAACTATTGAAGTTGCTTTATTAAGCCCAATCGCTATGAACGTAGGTTTACGTTTTGCTATCCGTGAAGGTGGTAGAACAGTTGGTGCTGGACAGGTTACTGAAATCGTAGAGTAA